The DNA window AATGTTTGTAGTGCCCTAGCTAGTGCCATTGACCAAGATAAGGAGGGTAGGGGtttactttgaaacaaaaaacaaaaagaaaaagaataaatctGATTCTAAATTATGACCATTTTTAATGGCTGCATATTTATGGTGTACATAGACTTACGTGACTTTTGAACATTTTCTTAATGAAACGCTCTTCTGCCTGCAAGTGTAAAATTCATTATTGAACGCCTGTGAACAAAGTTGCAAAATGAGAGCTGTGTAAGGGAATTACATGGATCTGTGAACACTTTTCCATTCTGTATATGAAGCGTTGAACACAATTTGGCCCGTTGCATCATGtagcaatgtactgtatttgttcaaCTGTccctattttgtatttctttttgggGAGCATTGGATCAGCCTCCGCGTGGTGCTCCCTGTCAGTGCCATGCTACTGCTAATTGATCCAACCCTGCTGACCGAATCCAATCAGTTTTTCATGGATCCCGGTTGACATGCAAGCCATGACATGGCAGGATCCTCCGACTTTCAATGCGTTGGATTCGCACTCCGAGTTTTTCAACTCAACGTCAAAGGCTTATCACCAGCTACATGCACACTGatcagatttctttttaaaattgaaagatCTACAATATTGTCAAATCTACAATTTTGTGTTAAAAGGGACCAACTTAGAATTTTTTGGACCAACAAAAGGTTTTATGTAGTTTCTTCTATTTCCATACAGTTTTCAATGAGGGCTTCTTTTATTCCCTCTTGCTTCACTAGGGTACTGtgagctgcttttattgctttgTTGCGCATCGTGCCAGAGTCATTTCGGTCAGGATTTACCCTTCCGATTTTAGCACTAATGAAAACAGAGTGCAACCACACTGACCTTTTACTGAGCAAATGTTGTTCTGCCTTCCTGTATGTCAAAATATCAAGTTTACGGATAATTTAAGAGCTGGAATTGCAGTAGCCTTGACCAATGACACATATCATTTTCAAAGGGGAAAACAGAAGTAGAATAGCATTTTTTCAAGCAGTTCATAGTTCTTTCTTTTCCGGCAATTTGTAGTgtctgtacttttttcttttttttttttaataaactttaatcTTCAGTTAACCTTCTGGAACTGTAGAGTAGTCCCATACTACAtgacgacaaaaaaaaataaaaaaataaatctcaatatTGTTGACCTGTCAGCAGCTCATCCTCTGTGTTATTTAATAGCCATCATGATTATAATGTAAAGGTTTCTTTTGAGATGAAGGGTGCTGCACCCCTGCTAATTGGGAGCTTCTAAACATTCTCACTGCTTACTTTCGCTACCTCCTGTGTAGGTCTTATTGTTGCACATTCCAGCCTATTGTGGAGTGCTTTTCCATAAAACAAAGTCTCACTCCACCACCACCATTGTTAAATAGAGAAAACAGATGggacaatatgacctttcaaagGCAAAAAAGAGGTGAACACAGTTTGATTAAAGAAAAGCTCAATTGTTTTGGGTGCAATCTCCCAGTTTATTAATGGCCAGTGACTAGAGGATTGCAATTATAACAAGTGTGCTTGCAAAGCCGTGTGGTGCACCGTCAGCAGGGGAGGGATGTTATTAAAATGCTGCTAACTCTTTGAGCCTAGTTTGTAACTGACTGCTTCGCAGAGCCTCTTCAAAGGCTAGTTAAGTAACTTGCTGCACCACCTAGCTCTTACTTGTGTGTGCTCTATGCTTCTTTGAAGGCGCTGAAAGTAAACTCAGATGAGAGAGGCAGGCAAGCCAAGAGATCCACATTAGTAGAAAACAAGCTGGGTACAATGAGCAGTGGAGTGTGGTGTAGCGAGGTAACTCATTGCTTTGAAATGCCTTTAAATGTTAAGAGCCCACACCTGTCAAAAGGCTGCACCTCTTTTTTCCACAAGTGGATGGATATATCCAGACTTCTTCACACTCGCATAGCGATGGGGTTTGGGTAACAAGTGCACACATAGCACTCATACACCGTGTGTCAGCCAGCACCAGCAGAGTATTTTTATACACCAAACACACACTGGAAAATATTCAGCAAATCCGAGTCAGTGCAAGGCTGTGCGGAGGTCGTTCATAAAAATATCCCGTCAGGCAAGATAACCTACACCGGCAGGGTAAAAATAGATACACACCGTCTTCACAGGGGCTAAAAACAGCAATTTGGATGGCGTTGCTGTGCCAATACGTAATGGAGGAtagcacacacattttttttttttttggagactgTCTGAATGGTGccactgtgtatgtatgtttacATGACACTTACACGCATAGTTGATGAATAACTTGGTTCAAACTTTGTTTCAGTCAACTGACTCATCTCAAGCAGTTTGTGAGTTTAGAAAGACAGAGAGCTTGTTCATGACATCAAACCTGTTGAAAAACTGAGCCAATCATCCATTTCCTTTCCTTAAAGACTTCACAGCAGAATCATCCATTCcttacatgtgtttatttttccattgtgAGTATCTACCTCGATACAATTTCGCAAGAAGAAGCACAGCTAGAGAAGCGTAAATTATATTCGGAACAGTTGTACATGTAGTTTGCTAATACTGATCTCAACCTCcctcatataaacacacacaggtggTCTCTGTGGAATCAGATCCATTTCTATACTGCAATCCCAGAGTGTCGGAAACTTCCACGGTTCCACTGCTGTCTGCCAGCACTTTATTCATAGCCATGACCGAGCTGGTTACATGTGTGGCGTGCAAAAATAGTAACACAGGCGCTATTTTTGACATTGCTGTTGCTGTAAATGGATCGGGGGCATGCCTCCCTGCCCCTGGCTACAGGGTATTTATAGAGGAGCTGTGTTTTTGTGGAGTCACAACAGCTATTGTTACAGTTGACGCATCAGGTGCTGCGACGTCACGGATAGAGAGCCGAGGAGAGAATCAGAGccactgattttaaaaagtttgtcgTCACCCTTTGACATTCATTTTTGACAGGTTAAACATACCGAgcaaaggtgagtggggtaatgtGATGGACTCTTGGTAAGGTTACTGGTAAATCTTTGCCAGTACACCTAGGCAACCCTTGCATGATTATACAGTCCTGGGCCTCTCATCTGAAAACGGCGGGCATTTGAGACGACGCATTTCACTTGAGCCTTGAGACAGAGGTAATGTACTAGTTTGTTACCATGTTGAAAAATGATTTGCATGATCTAGATATCCCAGTGAGACATACTGTTGTTCTAGGCACTAAGACCCTCTAGACTGTCTTAGCACCCCTGTAGTGGTATGTGTACCAGAACTTGACTCGtttaatgtcagaaagtggtacgctgtcaaATTTTGATACATGTGAAATCAATtgtgatctgatgggtgttttcctattgtcaaacagaggtagaTTTACcattatttataataatcttttgcaaacttaaaccGGAAAaaagacaatcaatttctctaaaaagataaaaacagttcaggacaaaatgagaagtccaccacagagttgcagaagtaaaaaaaaatgtacaagatccagtctattgcatatgataaatatttgcatactattttcttaaaggTGGAAAAATAggataaatttaatttaaaaagatgtaaaagaccgaaaacagcataacgtaccagattttaatgggcgcttccctgctttcttaacGGAAGTTACTTAGGCATGCGCAGTGCGCTGCGTACCACTTTATACCACGTAACTGAAAATAACTAAATCTCAGCTTGATCAGCCTTAACCCCGCTGGGATAGATCACAGCTGGATTGTATTAAAGCATttcacagcactggggaatcaatCACCTATCTGTGGTTATCCTGGGATTACCCTTAAACTAGGGGGGTAATGCAATCCAATGAGATTCCCCTGTGCTGTGAAATGCTTATAAAATTCCACCTGTGGTTTATCCCGTTAGGGCAGAAGCTGATCAAGTTAACCCCTTAGTCTGTTATGTTGAAATGACTATCCTCTGATCCAGAACCAAACTCCATTTCAAAGTTAATATTTGTCAGTTGGACATATTTTAGTCCATGcatttaattaactcctatttctATGAACCCCATGTTAATATTACAAATGAGACCCAATCAACTTCTCACTCTTAATCTCAGCTGCTGCTATGCACTTGTGCTGAGTGACTGGAAACTGCCCCCCTCCCACCACCCCCTTGTCAGTCAGAGGCCTGGCACCCAGCCCCTTACTCCATGCAGCTGGCCAACCTCCACCTGCCAATAAGCAGATATATTTAATAAGAATTTTCCATGCACCACTACAAATGGGAAACATTGGAGCTTTATTTAGACTCGTAAAATTCTCCTCCCCATTTACTGCAGCTGTTCGTCGCAGACATATTAATTAGCTCAATATCCATATTACACTGTCTGCTACAGCACTGCAAATACAGTTGAAACTCTAGGTGCAAGGTACATGGTAagcatttcattttcaagtaGGGTTGAGTTATATACCCACTTATtaacataatacaataaaatatgagGCAAAGAGGTTGGTGATAGAGCACTTTTAGAATGTTAGTactgtattaagatctgccacattttatattattaaaataggaaAATAGGAAAAGGATCCCGGAAAGCCAATCACATATCAACGGGAaagtattaaaatgttaatttacttCTTATATACTGCAGTATATTACAAATCAAGCACAAGGGGAACTCACAAAAGCTCCATAAATATTAGAATACTTCAGCTGTACAGGAGATGATGGCAAGTATCATGTTCGCAGAATCTATGgcaccccccacacacaaacacagcacaggaaTTTAAAGTAAAACTGTAACTTTGTCATAACACACACTGGCTATGTCAACAGCAAACCAAAGTGTACGTTTGCTCAACACAATCTGGAAAATGTATGGAATAGTAaacctaaaaacaaaatcattaaaaaagatTGAACTAGCAACCACTGGCACTTTTTTCTACGTTGTTTTCTTGTCATATGCTTATGGGTCTGGAGTAAAGGCTTTAGGGCCAACTGGGCTTCACACTGCAATGACCTTTGACATGATCAACAACTTGAGTTTGTCCTCAGAATGCAGCATTCAGAAAACTTCAAAAATGATATCATAACCTGTCCATTGGAATTGTGCCTTTCTAGTTTCAAAGGATTATAAACCAGTACTTACCAGTGGAGCAAAACTGGGACAGTGATCTTGAAGCATGCCACACAATGAAGGAGAAGTCTGATAAATTATAGATGAAACAGTTTCATAAACAGAATGCCAAAAGCCCTATTCTAAATAACCACCAAATCCTCTGCTTGGTTTTCAATACTGCTTTAAGCAACCGATTGCGCCACTTTGAAGTGCTTGCACACCTCTTTGAAGTGCTGTGGCAGGATGTTCAGCCAATCCAGTGGGATCTGGCCACATGGTTAGAAATCAAAGTCTGTTCAAACAAACTggtcaaaattactttttttttttttttttaaataagagaaaTGCAATGCGTTAAATTCTCCCagtagtacaaaaacaaaaaagaaattagaTCAGtttcaaaaatattcatattgcacagaaaacacaaatacGTTTAAAAGTCATTGgaattgctttttttgtatttctcttactatttaatggtgttttctgtcattctgagtggttctgggtaaCTATGCCTTCGTCTGGAGAATCCTGAGTGCTGAGACTGAACAGCTTTAATTCCATTCCAATCATGTGACAATACGACCTTTCAACTCTATCAGGCCCACCTACtctctctgtttaaatatatgcaGAGCAGTAGGTAGGGCaggcagagttgaaaagtcacgtTGTTGTAAACAAACATTGCTttggtaaatatttatttttattttattttttcaaaaatgtacaaacagtgtcaactgaaaaaaacattcaagTTTCTGTTTACATGTTCATTTGTCAGCCCTGCAAAACTGTTCAGCAAAATGACATTTGGCTAAAGATCTGAGTCACTTGTTGTAAACGAATTAATTGTACTGTTTAACTTGTGGATGGACTGTAATACTATCTCTTTATACTTCCCTGCtataacaaaaatatcaaaacaagtaACAGTGAATAGTAATACACAAATGTTCCTTCTAGCACCATTGCTGTTATCTTTTTTAAGTAATGCTGCCAGTCAGAAAACAGGTCATAGGCCCTACAACTGTCCTCATGCTGTGAAATCGATTTGtaccatttctttaaaataaaataaaataaaataaaattgctgcCAGGGTTTCTGTTTAGAGTATGCCTAGAATACAGTTTGTagcaagttctttttttttacacgcCACGATCTTTTGTATTCTCCGCCATGTTTGCCTGATAATCGCTGAACAAAAGACTAAAAAAACTCAGCAGAAAGGTAACATTTTGCAACAGGTTTCAGAAATTCAAAAATAGGTAATGTAGTTGAAGATTATTTCCTATTGAGTTCCAAAGTAATCATATTTTGTGATGAAATGGAAActggtttgctcacaccctgatTATATGTTTGTACCAGTGTTCAGGTGCTTCTTGGGAGTCCTGGCAGGGTatcaggagagaggggaggacaGCCGGCCTCCTCGTGTTTGGACAGCAGTGACATCCTGGAGAAGGTCTTGGCACAGCTCTTGCAGTGGTACTTCTTCACATCGGAGTGTGTCTGTAGGTGTGCCCGCAGGTTCGAGCGGTCTGCGAAAGCCCGGCTGCAGTGTGTGCAAGAGAAGGGCTTCTCTCctgcaaacacagaaaaaaatatatagttaataATCAtcactaaatattaaaaatatgaaatacttatttattaatttctccTTTATTTTTATGTGGATACTTCTTCAAAAACTGTCTTGATGGTTtggaaagatttttttgtttgttttttaactatgCGTATTATTTTCAAACAGATACATTTACTTAGCATTCGCACTGCTCTGTTCACCTTCGTTTGTATTGCCTGTTGAGACGGTCTCTTatgttgtagtgtttttttttttttttttttttttaaacatattgaatctgttcatacaacaaaacacattcccCATATAACTTTGTGTTCATTCAGCTGGTTTGCTGTTATAGCCTGACATACGATATTGAAGTTTCATCGACCTGTATACATGCGAAAAGAGTTAAGGAGCTGTCTCAGCTATACTTCGTACTTTGAAAGAGTTCCGGCAGCTGAGAGTTGGGGCTCAGACAAGGGAAAGGGGTTTTACAATAAAGCAGACCAGAGCCTGGCTCCCTACCTGTGTGTGTGCGGATGTGCCCCTGCAGCAGCCAGGGCCTGGAGAAGGCCTTGCCACAGAGCTTGCAGACGCAGGGCAGGGTGTGGGTGCGGATGTGCATCTTCAGTGCCCCCAGGCTCACATATTCCTTGTGGCAGTACTTGCAGTTGAAATTCTTGCGGCACTGCCACTCGCACTGCAGCTGCCTGTGCTTGGCCAGCCCCGAGAAGGTATAGTAGGCCTTGTGACAGTCGAAACACTCAAATTTCTCCTGAACGCTAGGCAGCAGCCCCCAGCTCTCCGACCTGAGGAGGAAAGGGGCTGGGAGGCAGCCTGTCTCCTCAAAGGCTACGCCACCGATTCTGCTCCTGGAGACGTCCAAGGAGGTCAGGCTGTTCAGGGAGTCTCTGAGAGGAGAGGTGGTTGTTTGAAAGGTGAGGAGTGCCAGGTTAGCCCTGGAAGAGTCTGTGTGCTGTGGGCGTGtgttgactggcatgcttttgATGACACCACCTCCCCCTGACCCTGTGGCTGGGGTAGCTGAGGTGACAAGGGGTTTACTGCCCCACCCTTCCAGGGCCTCAGCACAGATGGCCGGTGTTGGGAACTCGGGTTGGGAAATGTGAGCGATCATCGAGCCTTCAAAAGGATATGAAGATGATACAGCTTCTTCTGAAACAGCAagcatacactttttttttttactttttctttctaaACTAATAAGACTTACATTTCACACAGTTCTATGTATACATATAACACACATATAATTTTGGGGTTTAATAGATATAGAAAGTTGAATTGACTTGGTGCTGCTATCTCATCATACCACCATTTATTTTGAGGGTTTTCTGCCATTTTCAAGCAGATCactgtaaagaaagaaaacaaaagatctTGCTTGTGGTCCCCTaagtacagtttaaataaaaaaataactgtagtAACAACAGTTCTATAATGGTGACACTTTTAAGACATTCCTGACTCAAAAATCTTAGATTGAAAGGTTCCCTTTATGGTACAATGTTTGTGGTCTAACGATTTCTTTTCATcgcatcttttatttatttaattttttgttgagaaaaccgttatatatataatttgttgtgGTTGTTGCTTTTAATAATTATCTGCCATAACCGTAGTTATTTTTGTACCGAGGATATTCAACTAACAGATTAAAATAACCAGATGGATGAATGTTTTTAGTCTCTTGTGAACTACAACAGGGCTAATAGATTGTATTGTGCTGTATAGCAGGTTGAAGAACTCTTAAGTCTTCGAAATAGCATGCTGTGCTATTCATAAAGACCCCGTTTTAAAAATAGCCGGTGGTCCACTATAacacaaccaaacacacacacaagttgtaACAGTCCCTTCAGCTGCACTTGAACTACTATGGTAATTAGCGATAATTAACAATGCTGGTCAATAGCAGTCGCGCACAGTCGAAGAAAATATGCTCAAACCacgaacattattattattttttttttttgatgtcatCATTTTTCCCCCCATGCGCCTACCGCGTCTCTTGGACAGTTTCAGAACAAAATCGCATTTCACCCAGAATTATACAGGCAAGAAAAGATGCTCAAAAAGCACAGGACTGGCCTCTTCAATCCCCTAATAGGACCCTTCAAAACCGAAAAAAAGGACAGAGTAACAATAAGCCTCTCTTTTGTCAGAGAGAATTTGCACCTGCTAAACTCCCGCAGCTTATGCGATATCCGTGGTacttaaaccttaaaaaaaaaaaaaaaaaaaaaaacgtaaggaAAGTTCGCACGAACACAAATTACGAAACTACTGGACTGAAACTGTACTATGTTCAAGTAATAATTTGACAGTAACTTGTTGTTTGAAATCAACAACAAATAACAACGCTCACATTATTATACAATTattaaatcattatatatatatatatatatatatatatatatatatatatatatatatatatgcaattacCTTTTTTCTGTGACTCCAGTCGTCCATAGTTTGGCTTCCTATAACTCGTGTGTTTCTTCACCAGGAAAGATTTTGGCATTTTACTAGTGTTATTGCTTTTAAGATTCCTGTTGCTTCTTCTGAGGCAACGCAAGAATGTAGCTGGACAGAGGATGGGAAGATGAATAAGTAGTTTATACTCCGACCCTGTCTGCCTTGCATTCTTCATTACAGGGAGTCAGGTGCAGAGAGGGTCACAGTTTATTAGCATAAGAAACCACCAGCCGGACCAATTGCAATCGAAGGACAAGTGCAAGAGGAGGAGTCCTTAGCTCTACCATCGGCATACCCCAACAAAACAGGTGCATCCCAAGTTACTGAAGTAGTTACACAGTCGGGAATGTTTGTTCCA is part of the Polyodon spathula isolate WHYD16114869_AA chromosome 13, ASM1765450v1, whole genome shotgun sequence genome and encodes:
- the LOC121325437 gene encoding protein snail homolog Sna-like, giving the protein MKNARQTGSEYKLLIHLPILCPATFLRCLRRSNRNLKSNNTSKMPKSFLVKKHTSYRKPNYGRLESQKKEEAVSSSYPFEGSMIAHISQPEFPTPAICAEALEGWGSKPLVTSATPATGSGGGGVIKSMPVNTRPQHTDSSRANLALLTFQTTTSPLRDSLNSLTSLDVSRSRIGGVAFEETGCLPAPFLLRSESWGLLPSVQEKFECFDCHKAYYTFSGLAKHRQLQCEWQCRKNFNCKYCHKEYVSLGALKMHIRTHTLPCVCKLCGKAFSRPWLLQGHIRTHTGEKPFSCTHCSRAFADRSNLRAHLQTHSDVKKYHCKSCAKTFSRMSLLSKHEEAGCPPLSPDTLPGLPRST